The Rhinoraja longicauda isolate Sanriku21f chromosome 25, sRhiLon1.1, whole genome shotgun sequence genome has a window encoding:
- the rtn4r gene encoding LOW QUALITY PROTEIN: reticulon-4 receptor (The sequence of the model RefSeq protein was modified relative to this genomic sequence to represent the inferred CDS: inserted 3 bases in 2 codons; deleted 2 bases in 1 codon), with product MGEGNKLLFLALCLHYLPKAEPCPKGCTCYTEPMTVSCQQQGFQSVPEGIPLRSQRIFLQNNRIPMVSSTSFSSRQNLTVLWLHSNNISVIQSGAFAGLERLEELDIGENINLRSLXPTAFSGLVRLHTLHIHRCGLADLPKGIFRGLGSLQYLYLQGNVLEKLRDDLFADLANLTSLFLHGNRVKGLSENVFRGLSNLDKLLLHENRISSVHRRAFHDLGKLGMLYLFHNNLTVLTGQTMEPLVTLQYLRLNGNQWACDCRARTLWEWFRRFRGSSSVLECHIPARLFGRDLKALSSRDLETCLDSSHQTRTSIFSTRTKSGKLPSGQPPLDSRDGSVVCCQPDPDQSSITLTKDKIPXPSSYNSRGFTNNPLKDKENISKTRYAENDVSKNGTYKNGLSDAPMGTYSAKIDQSLVMLSPELMDNLESSTTPTKKKRKCYKKPKADSSHCRPNNGSGGVLLCKSLLSSAGLIAVLHLLRGQV from the exons ATGGGAGAAG GGAACAAGCTCCTCTTCCTCGCACTTTGCCTGCACTATCTCCCCAAGGCCGAGCCTTGTCCAAAGGGTTGCACGTGTTACACCGAGCCCATGACGGTCAGTTGCCAACAGCAAGGGTTCCAATCAGTACCCGAGGGGATCCCACTCCGAAGCCAGCGGATCTTCCTGCAGAACAACAGGATACCCATGGTGAGCTCCACCAGTTTCAGTTCCCGGCAGAACCTGACGGTGCTGTGGCTCCATTCCAATAACATCAGCGTCATACAGTCCGGCGCGTTCGCTGGTTTGGAGCGGCTGGAAGAGCTGGATATTGGGGAAAACATCAACCTCAGGTCAC ATCCCACCGCTTTCAGCGGGCTGGTGCGCCTTCACACTCTGCACATCCACCGGTGCGGGCTGGCGGACCTGCCCAAGGGCATATTCAGGGGGCTGGGCTCGCTGCAGTACCTCTACCTGCAGGGAAACGTGTTGGAGAAGCTGCGGGACGACCTGTTCGCCGACTTGGCCAACCTCACGTCCTTGTTCCTGCACGGCAACCGAGTCAAGGGCCTGTCGGAGAACGTGTTCCGGGGCCTGAGCAACCTGGACAAACTGCTGCTGCACGAAAACCGGATCAGCTCGGTGCATCGCAGGGCCTTCCACGACCTGGGCAAGCTCGGCATGTTGTACCTGTTCCACAACAACCTCACCGTGCTGACGGGCCAGACCATGGAGCCGCTGGTGACACTGCAGTACCTCCGGCTCAATGGGAACCAGTGGGCCTGCGACTGCCGAGCCCGCACGCTTTGGGAATGGTTCAGGCGCTTCCGCGGCTCCAGTTCTGTCTTGGAGTGTCACATCCCCGCTCGCCTGTTCGGCCGGGACCTGAAGGCACTGAGCAGTCGCGATCTGGAGACGTGCCTGGACTCCTCGCACCAGACCCGCACCAGTATTTTCAGTACCAGGACCAAGTCAGGCAAACTGCCAAGCGGGCAGCCACCACTGGACTCGCGGGATGGCTCTGTCGTCTGCTGCCAACCGGACCCTGACCAGTCCTCCATCACCCTGACCAAAGACAAAATCCC CCCGTCTTCCTACAACAGCAGAGGCTTCACCAACAACCCGCTGAAGGACAAAGAGAACATCTCAAAGACTAGGTACGCGGAGAACGATGTGTCAAAAAACGGAACCTACAAAAACGGCCTGAGCGACGCTCCCATGGGGACCTACTCTGCCAAAATAGACCAATCGTTAGTCATGCTCAGTCCTGAATTAATGGACAATCTAGAGTCATCTACAACCCCA ACTAAAAAGAAACGAAAATGCTATAAAAAGCCCAAGGCGGATTCATCCCATTGCCGTCCTAACAACGGTTCGGGCGGAGTTCTTCTGTGCAAGTCGCTTCTATCCTCAGCCGGGTTAATAGCCGTCTTACACCTGCTCCGTGGTCAGGTATAA